One region of Roseovarius faecimaris genomic DNA includes:
- a CDS encoding aromatic amino acid lyase, translated as MDLSARVTLAQFCAALKSHAPLELPETIRQRIIDARGPVEELAASDTPVYGLNTGLGGNLAHRIPPEDIPAFQQQLVDGRSVATGPALPEITGRAMLLARLLSAAAGRSGLSLETVEHMLAVYNAGLAPVVPEFGSIGAADLTVNAVWANALLGHGQLWHKGARLPASEALAQAATSAPPLQPKDALALCNTGAFSTARAALALHAARQGLDMAKAAVLLSYAGYGANRTILREDINALRPAPGQQQAATWFRTRLEGCEDTPRRVQESLSFRLVATVTGAAEDALTRAIAIWEDEANAGADSPSVLDGGEMASTGHYHAPALALALEGVSLAMAMTAHASLQRTQKLMNPELSGLPKYLSPIGGASAGMVPMQKTCASLLAEIRRHAMPVVFDPAPVSDTVEDVAALTPLAAAKLIDQMRAFHLLAGTEAMAAAQAIDLRAPERLSPVVKTLHSAIRADVAMLQQDRPLGQDIERAAETLRHIAPGL; from the coding sequence TTGAGTTGCCCGAGACCATACGCCAGCGCATTATCGATGCACGCGGCCCGGTGGAAGAGCTGGCGGCGTCCGATACGCCGGTCTATGGACTGAACACCGGGCTGGGCGGCAACCTTGCCCATCGCATTCCGCCTGAGGACATCCCCGCCTTTCAGCAACAGCTTGTGGATGGGCGCAGCGTGGCCACCGGCCCGGCCCTGCCCGAGATCACCGGGCGCGCGATGCTGCTGGCGCGGCTTCTGTCTGCGGCTGCCGGGCGGTCAGGGCTGTCCCTTGAGACGGTCGAGCACATGCTTGCAGTCTACAATGCAGGGCTTGCTCCGGTGGTGCCCGAGTTCGGCTCGATCGGGGCCGCCGACCTGACGGTGAATGCGGTCTGGGCCAACGCGCTTCTGGGTCACGGGCAGCTCTGGCACAAGGGCGCGCGGCTGCCTGCAAGCGAGGCGCTGGCGCAAGCCGCGACGAGCGCACCGCCGCTGCAACCCAAGGACGCTCTGGCGCTCTGCAATACAGGGGCCTTCTCGACCGCCCGCGCCGCCCTGGCATTGCACGCCGCTCGGCAGGGGCTCGACATGGCGAAGGCGGCGGTCCTGCTCAGCTATGCTGGCTACGGCGCCAATCGCACGATCCTGCGCGAGGATATCAACGCGCTGCGGCCCGCACCGGGTCAACAGCAGGCCGCGACCTGGTTCCGCACCCGGCTCGAGGGGTGCGAGGATACCCCGCGTCGGGTGCAGGAAAGCCTGAGTTTCCGGCTTGTCGCCACCGTCACAGGAGCGGCCGAAGATGCCCTCACCCGCGCGATTGCGATCTGGGAGGACGAGGCCAATGCCGGGGCCGACAGCCCAAGCGTGCTGGATGGTGGAGAAATGGCCTCGACCGGGCATTACCACGCGCCCGCGCTGGCGCTGGCGCTGGAGGGCGTGAGCCTTGCGATGGCGATGACCGCGCATGCCTCGCTGCAACGCACTCAAAAGCTGATGAACCCCGAATTGTCGGGCCTGCCGAAATACCTTTCGCCCATCGGCGGAGCCAGCGCCGGGATGGTGCCGATGCAAAAGACCTGCGCCTCGCTTCTGGCCGAGATCCGTCGCCATGCAATGCCGGTGGTGTTCGACCCTGCGCCGGTGTCGGACACTGTCGAGGATGTCGCCGCCCTCACCCCGCTGGCCGCGGCCAAACTCATCGACCAGATGCGCGCCTTTCACCTGCTTGCGGGCACCGAGGCCATGGCCGCCGCGCAGGCGATTGACCTGCGCGCACCAGAGAGGCTCAGCCCGGTGGTAAAGACCCTGCACAGCGCGATCCGCGCCGACGTGGCCATGCTGCAGCAGGATCGCCCTCTCGGTCAGGATATCGAACGAGCCGCCGAGACCCTGCGCCACATCGCACCCGGCCTGTAA